Below is a window of Actinomycetota bacterium DNA.
GACAGAGCGTCACCTCCATCCTCATCGATGGCGATGGGTGCGTGGTGGACTTCATGCGCAACGACAAGTGCGCCTCGGGGTCGGGAAAATTCCTCACCGTCATGGCCGCCGCCTTGGGCTACGGCGTGGAGGAGCTCGATGAGGTGGCAGCGCGCTCTCGCAACAGGGTACCGGTGAGCTCGCAGTGCGGGGTATTCGTGGAGAGCGAGCTCATCACCCACGTCAACGACGGCGTGGACCCCGCGGACATCATGGCAGGGATATGCGAGTCGGTGGCCAAGATCCTCATCTCCCAGGCGCTGAAGTTCGGGTTCCAGGACGAATACACCGTCACCGGGGGAGTGGCCAAGCTGCGCTCGGTGGTGGGTCCCGCACGGGAGAAGATACGCGGCGAGTACCGGGACTTTCCCTGCGACCCTCAGCTGGCCTGCGCCATCGGGGCAGCCTTCCTGGCGGAGGAGGAATGAGGTCGGAGACGTCGGACGCGGCGCGACCCGGTCGAGGGCGTTGGGACGAGACGGACTTGGAGGTTAGCGTTCCGCTCTGATCCGGACTGAAGGGACCGCTGGAAGGAATAGGAAGAAGGACAGGGAAGCGAGGAGCGCGCGGACGCGGGGAGTCGCGGGTAAGGGGACTGAACAGAGGAGAGACGAGCGCTGCCGCCCTCTAGCGGCGGGGCAACGGTCGGGTGGGGCAGGGATCGCAAGGGAACCTGCGCGGACACGGGAGAGTCGCGAGCAAAGGAGCTTGAGAGACATGGCACAGAAGGAATTCAGGGATTACGAGGGGCTTGTCAACAGGGTTTCCGGGATCTTTGGGCTGCTGAAGTATTTCCCCGATGAGCTGAGCGACGAGGAGGTGGAGGGCGTCCTCCACGTCCTGCCGAAGGACATGGCCACCACCATCGGGGCGGTGATGGCGCCGCGCATCCGCAGGGCGAGCCTGGCCTTTCTCAAGGGCATCCAGCAGTGGTTCGACGGGGCGAGGGCGGCCAAGGCACAGGGCAAGAAGATCATCCTCGTGCCCTTCAACTTCCCGCCCGAGTTCGTGTACTGTTTCGAGAACGCCTATCCGCTGACCAGCGAGGTCCTCACCGTCTCCGGAGTGGCCTCCCTGGAGGGCCAGGGGGAGAGGTACTGGGACTTCGCCATGGGTCTGGGGCTTCCCGATTACCTGTGCTCGTCCAACACCATAGAGCTCGGCTCCGCCCTCACGGGGGCGGATTTCGAGCCCGACGCCATCATCTCCGCGGCCCCGGGGAGCTGCGACGCCAATTCCAAGATCCACGAGTTCGTGGCGCGCTATCTGGGGGTGCCCCAGTTCCTGCTGGACAAGCCTGTGGACGACTCGCCGCGCGGGCGCCGCGCCTACCGCACCTATTTCCGCTCCCTGGTCAGGGATCTGGAGGAGTTCCTGGGCGAGGAGCTCAAGGAGGAGAGGATGCGCGAGGTGCTCAACCGTGCCAACCAGGCCACGCGCCTCTACTATGACCTGTGGGAGATGCGCAAGGCGCGGCCCAACCCATGTCCCAACATCTTCACCCTCTACGCCTACGGCATCCGCTATACCCTTTGGGGGACGGACATCGCGGTGAGGGTGCTGCAGGCGATGCTCGACACGGTGAGGGAAAGGATGGCCGAGGGGATGTACCCGGCCGAGGAAGAGGTGGCGCGCTGCTTCTGGATCTATACCTTCTACTACTGGGACTGGTACGGTTTCTTCAACCGCATGGAAGAACGGGGCATCACCGTCCTCGGCGACCTGCTGGGGTCCTTCTTCTTCCAGCCGGTGGACACCTCCACCAGGGAGGCCATGATCGACGGGCTGGCGGACACCTGCTGGGATTACGCCATGACCCGCCAGGTGGGGGCGGAGTCCATGTCCGCGCAATGGGTGGACGATATCGCCTACTGGACCTCCCAGCTCGACGCCGACGCCTGCATCTACTGCGGCCACCATTCCTGCAAGCAGACCTGGAGCGTCTTCTCTCTCGTGCGGGGGGAGATCATGAAGCGCACCAAGCTCCCCACCCTCATGCTGCAGGGCGACGCCTGGATACGCCGCATGACCCCCATGAGCGCGCTGGACGAGCAGATCGACGAGTTCGTGGCCACGGTGTTGAAACGAAAGCGCACCACCACCGCCCGCCGCGTCGGCTGACCAATGGGGTCAGCCCCGGACATGGGACATTTTCCGGGTCCGGAAATAGGTGAGCTGCCGGCGCAGCCATTGATTATTCTAAGCGATTATGACCTCTGCTCAGAAACACGCTAAATCTAGGTGTTTTAAGCCCATGATGCAACCTCAAGTTGTGCTGGCGCCATCCCTTCCCGAGCTAACGGACCAATCGTTTTATTCTATGGATTTCGTGAGCTGCCGACGCATAAGTTGACAAACATATAAAAGTCATATATAATGCGTTACATGGCTAGGCCGTTGCGCATACAGTACGAAGGCGCTTTCTACCACGTGATCTCCAGAGGGAACGGCGGGAGTTTCCTCTACAGGTCCGATAAGGAGAAAGAGCACTTCATCGAGCTTC
It encodes the following:
- a CDS encoding 2-hydroxyglutaryl-CoA dehydratase, with translation MMYLGLDVGSLYTKAVVMDGDALVASRVIETTGNVSDEARVLLDEVLSAAGASRADLGGIGVTGRGAELVEIGDVRRDDVSCLAMAVSRLVPDANLVLDVGGQSVTSILIDGDGCVVDFMRNDKCASGSGKFLTVMAAALGYGVEELDEVAARSRNRVPVSSQCGVFVESELITHVNDGVDPADIMAGICESVAKILISQALKFGFQDEYTVTGGVAKLRSVVGPAREKIRGEYRDFPCDPQLACAIGAAFLAEEE
- a CDS encoding 2-hydroxyacyl-CoA dehydratase translates to MAQKEFRDYEGLVNRVSGIFGLLKYFPDELSDEEVEGVLHVLPKDMATTIGAVMAPRIRRASLAFLKGIQQWFDGARAAKAQGKKIILVPFNFPPEFVYCFENAYPLTSEVLTVSGVASLEGQGERYWDFAMGLGLPDYLCSSNTIELGSALTGADFEPDAIISAAPGSCDANSKIHEFVARYLGVPQFLLDKPVDDSPRGRRAYRTYFRSLVRDLEEFLGEELKEERMREVLNRANQATRLYYDLWEMRKARPNPCPNIFTLYAYGIRYTLWGTDIAVRVLQAMLDTVRERMAEGMYPAEEEVARCFWIYTFYYWDWYGFFNRMEERGITVLGDLLGSFFFQPVDTSTREAMIDGLADTCWDYAMTRQVGAESMSAQWVDDIAYWTSQLDADACIYCGHHSCKQTWSVFSLVRGEIMKRTKLPTLMLQGDAWIRRMTPMSALDEQIDEFVATVLKRKRTTTARRVG